One window of Marinomonas primoryensis genomic DNA carries:
- a CDS encoding sodium-dependent transporter produces MTNKTSIQGSWASRWIFILAATGSAVGLGNIWKFPYITGENGGGAFVLVYLACILLVGIPIMMAEVFIGRRARKNPINALMDVSEESEGSRKWGIIGVMGMLSGVFIFSFYSVVGGWVLHYIKVMLTGEMADITSDQAGAAFGALLADPATLLGWHTLFSIMTIAVVAAGINKGIETATRIMMPALFVLLIILLGYAMTTGGFAQGWNFMFNVDFSKLSWNSALIALGHSFFTLSLGMGTIMAYGAYMTKNASIGKTVLAIGALDTLVALVAGLAIFPIIFANGMDPAAGPGLMFISLPVAFGQMPFGQLFGTLFFVLVGVAAWTSAISLLEPTVAFLVERFKMKRTNAAITLGVAVWALGIACLGSFSFMSDVTLFGKNTFDFLDYITANIMLPLGGILIALFAGWVVKDKFAKEELELSGTLYALWNISMKFTAPIAVAVVLYFLINPLT; encoded by the coding sequence ATGACAAATAAAACATCTATCCAAGGTTCGTGGGCGAGCCGATGGATATTCATTTTGGCGGCAACAGGTTCCGCTGTAGGTTTAGGTAACATCTGGAAATTTCCTTACATCACAGGTGAAAATGGTGGCGGGGCATTTGTTCTAGTCTATCTGGCTTGTATTTTACTCGTCGGTATTCCGATCATGATGGCTGAAGTGTTTATTGGCCGCCGTGCTCGCAAAAACCCAATCAATGCATTAATGGATGTCTCAGAAGAATCTGAAGGATCTAGGAAATGGGGCATCATTGGGGTAATGGGAATGCTGTCTGGCGTTTTCATTTTCTCGTTCTACTCTGTCGTAGGCGGCTGGGTTCTTCATTACATTAAAGTCATGCTGACGGGTGAAATGGCCGACATCACATCGGATCAAGCTGGAGCAGCCTTCGGCGCCCTTCTTGCAGATCCTGCAACGCTATTAGGCTGGCACACTCTGTTCAGCATTATGACGATTGCGGTTGTGGCTGCAGGCATTAATAAAGGTATTGAAACAGCCACTCGTATTATGATGCCTGCCCTATTCGTACTTTTGATCATTTTGTTGGGCTATGCCATGACAACGGGCGGCTTTGCTCAAGGCTGGAACTTCATGTTTAATGTTGACTTCAGTAAATTGTCTTGGAACTCGGCTTTGATCGCGCTGGGCCATTCGTTCTTCACCCTCTCTTTGGGTATGGGAACTATCATGGCTTACGGGGCTTACATGACTAAAAATGCGTCTATTGGTAAAACAGTATTGGCTATTGGCGCATTAGACACACTGGTTGCGCTAGTGGCTGGTTTGGCTATTTTTCCAATTATTTTCGCTAATGGAATGGATCCGGCTGCGGGACCAGGTTTGATGTTTATCTCATTGCCTGTTGCCTTTGGCCAAATGCCATTTGGTCAATTATTCGGAACCTTGTTCTTCGTCCTAGTAGGCGTTGCCGCTTGGACTTCTGCTATATCTCTATTAGAACCGACGGTCGCCTTCTTGGTTGAACGCTTCAAGATGAAACGTACAAACGCTGCGATTACGCTTGGCGTTGCCGTTTGGGCTTTAGGTATTGCTTGTCTAGGGTCATTCAGCTTTATGTCTGACGTGACCTTGTTCGGCAAAAATACATTTGATTTCTTAGACTACATCACAGCAAATATCATGTTGCCATTAGGCGGTATCTTGATTGCTCTGTTTGCCGGCTGGGTTGTTAAAGATAAGTTTGCAAAAGAAGAGTTAGAGCTTTCTGGCACACTTTACGCATTGTGGAATATCTCAATGAAATTCACAGCACCTATCGCTGTGGCGGTTGTTTTATACTTCTTGATTAATCCATTGACGTAA
- a CDS encoding DUF2061 domain-containing protein, with amino-acid sequence MTKTISFAVMHFTIAFSVAYLITGSFIVGGLVAIVEPAINTVAYYFHEIFWNKKQQISKDINKEKTFTAGFQTVGESYALRAM; translated from the coding sequence ATGACTAAAACAATCAGTTTTGCTGTTATGCATTTTACCATCGCATTCAGTGTTGCTTACTTAATCACAGGAAGTTTTATTGTGGGTGGTTTGGTCGCCATCGTTGAGCCAGCCATTAATACCGTGGCGTATTACTTCCACGAGATTTTTTGGAATAAAAAACAACAAATAAGCAAAGACATAAATAAAGAAAAAACGTTTACGGCAGGTTTTCAAACAGTAGGCGAAAGCTATGCGTTAAGAGCGATGTAA
- a CDS encoding MerR family transcriptional regulator: protein MSQSNQNMETTDLQASKSVDELVLLESSAYFPIRELSLKTGVNSVTLRAWERRYGLLKPKRTGKGHRLYDQGDVQRVEGILRWIQQGVAVSKVRALLEQEVAPDGVVPSNEWLEWQVALVKASKAFQEDKIEQMYQQIFSQYPAEIAVRDWLLPSFEQLGKSAELAFCESVLLPCLVSRVMSLKSQKKQYQGKSLPKVLIAGLTSQRVLWCYMAAAIMLDKGLPCTVLPNAYHSDDWSRFVETTQVQSVLVFCENELAAKASDLINQMQQWQRPVVVVGASFWLSAHELNMTRAGNVQVYSEALEGVIAFMKATVGK, encoded by the coding sequence ATGAGTCAGTCGAACCAAAATATGGAAACAACAGATCTGCAAGCGTCAAAATCAGTGGATGAGCTGGTTCTTTTAGAGAGCTCAGCCTACTTTCCTATTCGTGAGTTATCGCTAAAAACGGGTGTGAATTCAGTGACACTACGTGCTTGGGAGCGACGTTATGGATTGCTCAAGCCTAAACGAACAGGTAAAGGCCACCGACTATACGATCAAGGTGACGTCCAACGTGTTGAAGGTATATTACGTTGGATTCAGCAAGGCGTCGCCGTGAGTAAAGTGCGAGCTTTGCTGGAGCAAGAAGTGGCTCCAGATGGCGTCGTACCTTCGAATGAATGGTTAGAGTGGCAAGTGGCGTTAGTGAAAGCGTCAAAGGCGTTTCAGGAAGATAAGATAGAGCAAATGTATCAGCAGATATTTTCTCAATATCCTGCCGAAATTGCGGTGCGCGATTGGCTATTACCAAGTTTTGAGCAATTAGGAAAAAGTGCTGAGTTGGCGTTTTGTGAATCGGTTCTGCTGCCCTGTCTTGTATCGCGTGTGATGAGTTTAAAGTCTCAGAAAAAGCAATATCAGGGTAAGAGTTTGCCTAAGGTTCTTATTGCAGGATTAACCTCTCAACGGGTTTTATGGTGCTATATGGCGGCCGCGATAATGCTTGATAAAGGACTTCCTTGTACCGTACTGCCTAATGCGTATCACAGCGATGATTGGTCGAGATTTGTTGAAACAACTCAAGTGCAATCGGTGTTGGTCTTTTGTGAAAATGAATTGGCGGCGAAAGCGTCTGACTTGATCAATCAGATGCAACAATGGCAAAGGCCTGTCGTCGTCGTTGGGGCGAGTTTTTGGTTATCAGCGCATGAGTTAAATATGACCCGTGCAGGTAATGTACAAGTGTATTCTGAGGCGCTTGAAGGTGTTATTGCCTTTATGAAGGCGACTGTGGGAAAGTAA